The following DNA comes from Gordonia zhaorongruii.
TACCAGCCCTCGACAACCTGCGGCCCCGACACTCCGAGGCCCACGACGTGCCTGCCGCCCGAGAGATGATCGAGGGTCAGCGCGGCCATCGCGCACGCGGTGGGCGTCCGTGCCGACATCTGCAGCACTGAGGTGCCGAGCTTGACCCGGTCGGTGGAGGCGCCCCACCAGGCGAGCGGGGTGTACGCATCCGAGCCCCACGCCTCAGCCGTGAACACCGCGTCGAATCCGTGCTCCTCGGCAGCGGCGACGAGTTCGGCGTGGTTGTGCGGTGGAGTGGCGCCCCAGTATCCGAGTTGAAGTCCGAGTCTCATACCGCCAATCTAACGCGAGCGGAGCCACCCGTGTCAGGGTCGCTCCGCTCGCGTCAGTGCCGATTCAGTTGTGCGAGTTCAGTTGCGCACTCAGCGGCGCACGTCGAACCGGTCCGCGTTCATCACGTGATTCCAGGCCGTGACGAAGTCGTCGACGAACTTCCGGCCGGCATCGTCGGCGCCGTACACCTCCGAGATGCCACGCAGCTGAGAGTTCGCACCGAACACCATGTCCGCTCGGGTCGCCGTGAACTTCTCCACACCTGCATCGTCCGTGCCGATGTACGTTCCGTCACCCGCGTCGGCCCAGTCGACGTTCATGTCGACGATGGTGGTGAAGAAGTCGTTCGACAGCGTTTGCGGCCGATCGGTCAGCACGCCGTGCGGCGAATCGCCGTGATTCGCTCCGAGCACGCGCAGACCGCCGACGAGCACCGCCATCTGGGGTGGCGTCAGATCGAGGAGGTACGCGCGATCGAGCAGCAGATACTCGGCGTCGGTCTCGATGCCGTCGGCCACCCAGTTGCGGAAACCGTCCCACTGCGGCTCCATCACCTCGAACGACTCGATGTCGGTCTGCTCTTGGGTGGCGTCGCCGCGACCCGCCTCGAACGGCACCTCGATATGGTGCCCGGCATCGGCCGCCGCCTTCTCGATCGCCGCGGCGCCGGCGAGGACGATGACGTCCGCGATCGCGATCTCGCGCTCCGAGACTGCGTTGAAGTCCTCGGCGATCTTCTCGAGAACCGGCAGGACCTCGGACAACGACTCCGGTTCATTCACCGTCCAGTCGCGCTGCGGCTCGAGGCGGACTCGGGCCCCGTTCGCTCCACCGCGGTAATCACTGCAGCGGAACGACGCTGCCGCGGCCCACGCCGTCTTCACCAATTGCCTCACCGACAGACTCGACGCGAGAATGCGGCGCTTGAGTTCGGTGATGTCGTCGTCGTTCACGGTGGGGCCGACGGGTCTGGTGACCGGGTCCTGCCAGATCAGCTCCTCGTCTGGAACGAGCTTGCCGCGGTAACGCTCGATCGGCCCCATGTCACGGTGGGTCAGTTTGTACCAGGCACGCGCGAACGCGTCCGCGAACTCCCGCGGGTTCTCCAGGAAGCGGCGCGAGATCTTCCCGTAGACCGGGTCCTCGCGCAGCGCGATGTCGCTTGTCAGCATCATCGGCTGATGGCGCGTCTCCGGGTCTGCGGCGTCGGGAACACTCGTCGAGCCCGCGTTCGACTTCGGACGCCACTGAGTTGCGCCGCCGGGGCCGGTGTACGTCTCCCACTCGTAGCCGTACAGGGTCCAGAAGAAGTTGTTGTCCCAGGTGACCGGAGTGCTGTTCCACGCCCCTTCGATGCCGGAGCTGATCGCGTCGACTCCGACGCCACTGCCGTGCGAGCTCTTCCAGCCGATGCCCATCTGCTCCAGCGGGGCACGCTCGGGTTCCGGGCCGCAATTGGTGTCGGGCGCGGCACCGTGTGTCTTGCCGAAGGTGTGCCCGCCCGCGATGAGCGCCACGGTCTCCTCATCGTTCATCGCCATGCGGGCGAACGTCTCCCGGATATCGATGGCGGAGGCGAGTGGATCCGGATTTCCGTTGGGCCCCTCCGGGTTCACGTAGATCAGTCCCATCTGCACCGCTCCGAGCGGATGTTCGAGGTCGCGGTCACCGGAGTAGCGCTCATCGTCGAGCCACTCCCGTTCCGGGCCCCAGTAGACCTCCTCCGGCTCCCACTTGTCCGGGCGTCCGCCGGCGAGTCCGTAGATCTCGAGTCCCATGTCCTCCAGCGCGACGGTCCCGGCGAAGATGATCAGATCGGCCCACGAGAGCTTGCGGCCGTACTTCTTCTTGATCGGCCACAGGAGACGGCGCGCTTTGTCCAGACCTGCGTTGTCCGGCCAGCTGTTCAACGGCGCGAACCGCTGCATTCCGTGGCCCGCGCCCCCACGTCCGTCGGTCACCCGATAAGTGCCTGCCGAATGCCACGCCATCCGGATGAAGAGCGGTCCGTAGTGCCCGTAGTCGGCCGGCCACCACGACTGCGAGTGACGGAAGAGGTCCTTGAGGTCGGCTTTGACCTCGTCGAGATCGAGCGTCTCGAACTCGACGGCGTAGTCGAATGCCGGACCGTTCGGATCTCCCTCGGCAGGGTTCTCCGCCAGGATCTTGAGGTTGAGTTGATCCGGCCACCAGTCGCGGCTGCCGCCGCCGGCCGCGGGGGTCTCCATCCGGCCGGCGTGCATCGGGCACCCCGTGGGCTCGGGAGGGGTGGTCTGCTGTTCGGACATGGGTGTTCCTTTCGAAGGTGAGCGAGCCTGCTTGTCGAGGTGCGGGCCCATCGGGATGGCGGGTTCGGTTCGATGCGCTGTGCTCAGCGAGCGGTGGTGCAATCGGCGCAGGTGCCCCAGAAGACGACCTCGGCTTCGTCGATCAGGAAGCCGTGATCATCGGACGCACCGAGACACGGGGCGGCGCCGACAGTGCAGTCGACGTCGACGACGGTGCCGCACGTACGGCACACGAGATGATGATGGTTGTCGCCGATACGGGTCTCGTACAGCGAGACCTGCCCGGTGGGCTGGATCCGCCGAATGATCCCCGACTCCGTCAGTGCCCGGAGCACGTCGTACACGGCCTGGCGGGAGACGCCGTCGAGGGCGCTCCGAACGTCGGACAGGATGGATTCCGTGTCGGCGTGCGGGTGCTGATCGACGGCCTCCAGTACGGCGAGCCGCGGTTTGGTCACACGCAGACCGGCGGCCCTGATGGCTGCGATGTGCTCGGTGGTGACCATGCGTCGATTATGCGTGGTTATTTGGACTGAGTCCAGTTTGCAGCGAAGAAACTCGTGCTGCCCCCGGTTTCGGCAGGTCGACCGCTGCGGGAGTCAGGAGCCGATTGGGCACACCGGACAGCACCGAGTCGATCGCCGTCTCCGACACCCCCCGCGCCCGGAGCTCGGGGACCACCCGGCCGGTCACCTGGAAGTAGTCCCAGTCGGGAGCCACCTGCAGCATCGCAGTCTGGTCGAACCAGTCGCTGGAGCAGAACGCGTCCTGGGACAGCACGATTCGGTCGGAATAGCCGCGTTCGACGAGCGCGACCAGCGTGTCGATCCGGTCGGCGTACGGCAGGAGCACGTCGAGACCGAACCGGTCCAGGCCCAGAACCGAACCGGCATCGGCCACTCGCATCAGATAGTCCAGATCGGTCGTGTCACCACTGTGCGCGAGAATCACACGCGTCAGATCGGCACCTTCCTCGGCGAGCACCCGCTGTGCGATCAGACCCGATTTGGTGTGCGGATTCGTGTGGACGACCACTGCCACCCCGGTCTGGGCGGCGACCCGGCCCACCGACCGCATCACCCGTTCCACCCCGGGCGTGAGACCTTCCGCCTCGATCACGCAGACCAGGAATCCCGCCTTGATCGACGTGGCGCCGATACCGCGGGTGAGATCGCGGAGGAACATCTCGTCGAGCGGATCCGTGACGTCGAAACCGAGACCCGGACCGGTGTAGTGGAATTGGAACGGCAGGTCGTTGAAGGTGAAGAGCCCCGTTGCGGCGATGATGTTCAGCTCGACCTGACGAGCCACCTCGGCCACTCGCTCCACGTTCCGGCCGATACCGAGAACGGACACGTCCATGATCGTGTCCACTCCGGATTCCTTGAGCCGGGTCAGCGTCGCCACCGCGTTGTCGATCTGCGCATCCTCGTCCCAGTCGTGCAGATAGTTCAGCCGGAAGTCCTCCTGGACGACGAAGACGTGCTCATGGGTGAGCACTGTCCCCAGCTGGTCCGCCCCGACTGTGCCGGTGACGGTGTTGATGCGGTCCATGTGACCTCTCGTCAGGGCCGCGTCTCCCACGGACTCGGCTCACGCACAACGCTAGTGCGTGACCCGGCGTCGCGAGGGCGGTTCGGACCTACCGGATGCACCGTCGGCACGTAGAGGATGATTGACCGGTGCCCTCCCACCGTGAGCGGAGCCAGGCGCCGTCCGGCGCGGCGTCCACCCTCTCCGCGCTGGCGGTCGTGACCCTCGCGATCGCGATCATCCATCGCCCGCTGCGCAGCGATCGGCTGTGGACCCGATACCTCGTGGGGCACCGGCTCGACTGGGTCACGGACGCAGCTGCAGGCTTCTCGAGCATCATCAGTCCGCTGACGGCGCCGATCATCGCAGTGGTGATCGGGGCAGTTCTGATACTCCGGGACCGGTCGGTCGGTCGGGGGCTGGCGTTGGTGGGGGCCGTCATCGGCTCCGCATCCCTGACGTGGATCCTGAAGCTTCTCATCGATCGCAGTCGTCCACCGGTGGAGATACAACTCGAACCGCCGGAGTCGGCGATGTCGTTTCCGTCCGGGCACGCATCGGCCGCGACGGCACTCGCAGTGAGCCTCGCCGTCCTCGTCGCGCCTCGTGCCGGCCGTGCGACCCGGGGCGCCCTGGTGGCGGCCGCCACTATCGGCGCCGGACTCAGCGCTTTCAGTCGCGTCTATCTCGGAATGCACTGGACGTCGGATGCCATCGCGGGCTTCCTGGTCGGCGCGGGCGCAGCCCTCGGTGCGTCGGCACTGCTGGATAGGTTCGGGTCGGTGGTCGTGCGAATCGACGAAGGGTGCCGGCTGCGCGGTCCGGGTACCTCTGGCTGATGTCGCAGCTGTGGCCGGAGCTCCACGTCGTACCCGCGGCATGCGGAAGAATGACCGTCATGGCTCACACCCCGCACCCCGCCGACAGTCACGATATGATCCGCGTTCACGGCTCCCGAGTGAACAACCTCCGCAACGTCCACGTCGAAGTGCCGAAGCGTCGCTTGACGGTGTTCACCGGGGTGTCCGGTTCCGGTAAGAGCTCCCTGGTGTTCGGCACCGTGGCGGCCGAATCGCAGCGTCTGATCAACGAGACGTACAGCGCGTTCGTGCAGGGATTCATGCCGACGCTCGCGCGCCCCGACGTCGACCTGCTCGACGGAATCACCACGGCGATCATCGTCGATCAGGAGCGGATCGGAGGCAACCCGCGGTCGACGGTCGGCACCATCACCGACGCCAATGCGATGCTTCGCATCCTCTTCAGCCGGTTGGGGAGCCCCGCCGTTCCGACGGCGAATGCGCTGTCCTTCAACGTGCCCACCGTCAGCGGCTCGGGTGCCATCCAGGTCGGTACCAAGAAGAAGACCAAGGCGACCTTCGATCGGCTCGGTGGCATGTGCCCACGATGCGAGGGCATGGGCGCAGTCTCGGACATCGACATGACGGAGATCTACGACGCGGACAGATCCCTCAACGAGGGAGCGATCAAGATTCCCGGGTTCAGCTCCGACGGATGGTACGGCCGCGTGTACGGCGGTTCCGGATTCTTCGACCCCGACAAGCCGATCGGGAGGTACGACGATCGCGAACTCGCCGACCTCCTCTACAAGGAAGCGGTGAAGATCAAGGTCGACGGAATCAACATCACCTACGAGGGCCTGATCCCGCGTATCTCCAAATCCATGCTGTCCAAGGACATCGACTCGGTGCAGCCGCACGTCCGAGCGTTCATCGAGCGTGCCGTCACCGCCGACACCTGTCCGGAGTGCGACGGCACGCGTTTGGCGGAGCACGCCCGCGAATGCCGGATCGACGACATCAGCATCGCCGATGCCTGCCGGATGTCCATCGCCGACCTGGCCGACTGGGTCGACGACTTGACCGAGCCGTCAGTCGCGCCGCTGCTGGAGAAACTGGGCGGGACCCTCGACTCGTTCGTCGAGATCGGTCTCGGTTACCTCGCCCTGGAGCGTCCGACGGGCACCCTCTCCGGCGGCGAGGCACAGCGCACCAAGATGATCCGCCACCTGGGGTCGGCGCTGACGGACGTCACCTACGTCTTCGACGAGCCGACCATCGGCCTGCACCCGCACGACATCGCGCGCATGAACAACCTGCTACTGCGCCTACGGGACAAGGGCAACACGGTACTGGTGGTCGAGCACAAGCCGGAGACGATCGCCATCGCCGATCATGTGGTCGACCTCGGGCCGCGAGCCGGCCGCGACGGCGGTGAGATCTGCTTCGAGGGGGACGTCGCCGGGCTTACTGCGAGCGATACCGTCACCGGCCGCCATCTGGGATACCGCAGTTCGCTGAAACAGACGTTCCGGGCACCGTCAGGAGCGATCGAGATCCGGGGCGCAGACACCAACAACCTTCAGAACGTCGATGTGGACATCCCGTTGGGGGTTCTGACCGTGGTGACCGGCGTCGCCGGATCCGGGAAGAGTTCGCTCATCCACGGGTCCATTCCGTCCGACGCCGATGTGGTCACCATCGACCAGACCGCGATCCGCGGCTCGAGACGAAGCAATCCCGCTACGTACACCGGTGTGCTCGAACCCGTCCGGAAAGCCTTCGCCAAGGCGAACGGAGTGAAACCTGCGTTGTTCAGCGCGAATTCGGAAGGCGCATGTCCTGCGTGCAAGGGCAACGGGGTGATCTACACCGATCTGGCGACGATGGCCGGTGTCGCGACGCCATGCGACGAGTGCGAGGGCAGGCGTTTCAGTTCCGACGTGCTGGAGTACACGCTGGGCGGACGAGACATCAGTGAGGTGCTGTCGATGTCCGTCGACGCAGCGGTGACGTTCTTCGCAGACGGGGAGGCCAGAACTCCTGCGGCGCACAGGATCCTGGTTCGCCTTTCCGATGTGGGCCTGGGCTACCTCACCCTGGGCCAACCCCTCACATCGCTGTCCGGCGGCGAACGGCAGCGCATCAAGTTGGCCACCGCAATGGCCGACAAACCGACGACGTACGTCCTTGACGAACCGACGACCGGCCTCCATCTCGCCGACGTCGAGCAACTCCTCCGGCTCCTCGACCGTCTTGTCGACAGCGGAAAATCGGTGATCGTGATCGAGCATCACCAGGCGGTGATGGCGCACGCGGACTGGATCATCGACATCGGTCCCGGCGCAGGACACGAGGGCGGCCGACTCGTATTCGAGGGGACGCCTGCCGCGCTCGCAGCCGACCGTTCGACGCTCACCGGCCAGCACCTCGCCGCGTACATCGGCGCCTGAGACGGTCAGGCTGCGTGCTGCGAGAGGTGCGTCGTCTCGCCGATCGTGACCGGCGCCGCTTCCATCGTGCGCATGAACCGCATCTGCTGCGCACGACCGCGGATCGCCGCTCGTTCGCGGCCGCCGGGCAGCAGCTTGGCGGCCGACCGGGCGAGATTCACCGGGGTCCGGAGGATCGGATACCAGGGGAGTGTCCGCGACGGGAGTCCGAGCTGAGTCATCGTCTTCCCGCCGAGGAAGAACATGCTCACCGATAGGTGCTGCGACTGCGCCAGGCGTCGCCGAAGGGGCTGCCAACGGGAGTAGTTCCAGCCGAGTGGGTCGGTCGCCATCGGACGCGCGAGTTGGGGTGACGTCTCGTCCGGATTCGCAAGGGCGGCCGACGTGTGGTGCAGGACGCGGATGGATTCCCGGAAGTCGCGCGGCAGGAACTCATCGTCGATGCCCATGAGCCAGCCCGCGTAGCGCGTCAGATGGGCGATCGCCTCGTACTCGGACGGCCTGCTTACCAGGCCCATCCCCAGTCCGCCGACCGACGGAGCAACGAGGGACCCCACGATGGTCGCCGCCATATCGGCCTGGTTGATCGGCAGGCCCCACTTGTCCGCATCCCAGTCGGGCATGGCCGTCACGTGCCGCCGAACCAGTGAATGGATGAATCGCACCCGCAGGGTGGATCGATAACCGACACCGTGTTTATCGAGGCCGCCGTCGGAGATGAGGTCGAATGCCCACTGGGAGGTCTCGGCGAACCGTTTGTTGGACCCTTTCTCCAGGGCTCCGGTCCGGAGGAGAGTCTGGTTGAAACCCGCGTACGTGTACCCCCCGACCAGCGCGACGTCGCGTGCGATGTACAGCCCGTCGGCCCCGCCGGTGTTCATCGTCTGAGCGGCGATCCGCAGCTTCTCGGAGTCGACCCAATCGGGCGTGTCCTCGACGACCGCGAAGAACTCACGCAGCGGCTCCGGTGCATCGGGGACGTTGGCGATGCCGTACTCGAGGGCCTCTTCGAACAGCGGTCGGGTCTCCTTGATCCCGACGCCGGCCATCCACGCGACGAGGCCGTCCATCAGCGGGTCGCCTTCGTGAAGCGCCTCCCCGATACGGCGGAACTCGTCGTCGCTCGGACCCCGCACGCCCACTGCGCGGGCGAAGATCGCGACACCGGGCGGCACCGATCGCGGCGCATCCGGGTGTCGGGCGGGAAGAGGTTTCACCTGCGTCGCAGCATCATCGTCGGGCATGTCCTCACGGACCTTCCAGTGACTCGGTTATTTGGGTAACGACCGTTACCCAAATCGTAGGCGTGACTAGAATGCCAGTCAATGGCCCGTAACGAGGTAGTGCGCGATTACGGCGGTGTCAGTGCCGACGACCGTCGAGAGCTCCGGCGACTGAAGCTGCTCGCGGCCGGTCGGCGTGCCTGGGGCGAGGACGGACTGGGGGAGATCACCGTCCGCGGCGTCTCCCGCGAAGCCGGATTGGCGTACCGCTACTTCTACGAGCACTTCGCCAACCGGGACGCGCTGGTACTCGCCGTCGCCGACCAAGTCCGGGACGAACTCGTCGCCACGCTCGTCCGGTCCAGCACCGAGGTGGGCGGCGACATCGCGAACCGGCTGCGCGGCGCATTGACCGCGTTCCTCACGACCATCGGCGACGATCCGCAGATGTTCCACATCATGACCTCGGACGTATCCGCGATCGACGGGATGCAACGGCGACGGCAGGACACCCTCGATCTCGTTGCCGAGGTGATTCTGCAGCAGCTGTCCGACCTGCCGGGGAATCGGGCCGGTGGGGAGAACACCGGTCAGCGGACAAGCTTCCAGGCAGTTCGATTCGTCGTCGGCGGCGTCAACCGGCTGATCGAGGCGTGGCTCGTGGAGCGCGACGTCAGTCCGGCGGAACTCGCGGACACGTGCACTCGTCTGTCGATGAGGGTCGCCGCAGACTGACCCCGCCCGGATCCTTCAGGGGAGGCCGTCAATGACGTTGTCGCGGATTCGGATTCAATGCGCGGAGTCGTCTGTGCGTTGAAAGAATCTGGTCTAGCCTGACTCTCAGATCAGAGGAGTGGACCACTGAACGGCATCTGGGAGTTCATCAGCAATCGCAAGTCGCAGCTTGTGGTCGATTCCTACCTGCACGTGAGTGCCGTCATCCAATGCCTGCTTCTCGCAACGGTCATCGGCGTGACGGTCGGGATTCTGGTGTATCGGAGTCCGGCCGGCTCCGCCGCAGCGACGGCGCTGGCTAGCACGATCCTGACGGTCCCGTCGTTCGCTCTGCTGGGTCTGCTGATTCCCGTTCTCGGTCTCGGCGTGCCGCCGACGGTGATCGCTTTGACGCTGTATTCGCTGTTGCCGATCGTGCGCAACACCATCGTCGGCCTCGGCGCCGTCGATCCGGCGGTCACCGACGCCGCGCGCGGCATCGGGATGAGCCGTGTCCGGGTCCTCACCCGTGTCGAGTTGGTGATGGCATGGCCGTCGATCCTGACCGGCATGCGCGTCAGCACGCAGATGGCCATGGGCATCTTGGCGATCGCCGCGTACGCGAAGGGCCCGGGGCTGGGAAACCTGATCTTCTCGGGCCTCTCGCGGGTGGGCAGCCCCACTGCCATTCCACAAGCACTCACCGGCACGGTTCTCATCGTGATCCTGGCTCTCGTCCTCGATGGGATCTACGTTCTGATCGGCCGTCTCACCACGTCGAAAGGCATCCGTTGAGCGAACAGAGCACACCATCGGGCAACGGAGTCTCCGGCGTGGAGATCGTGCTCGATCACGTGTCGAAGACGTACCCGGGACAGCAGGCCCCCGCAGTCGCAGATGTGTCGATGACGATCCCGGCAGGTGAGATCGTCGTATTCGTCGGGCCGTCCGGAAGTGGCAAGACCACCACGATGCGAATGATCAACCGGCTCATCGAGCCCACCTCGGGCACGATCACGATCGGTGGTCGTGACGCTCTGTCTCTCAACGCCAATAAGCTCCGACAGAGCATCGGTTACGCGATTCAGCAGGGCGGGATGTTTCCGCACATGACGGTCGCCCAGAACATCGCCGTGGTGCCGAAGCTCCTCAAATGGGGCAAGAAGCGAGTCGACGACCGTGTCAACGAACTCCTCGATCTTGTCGGACTCGACCCGGCGCAGTTCGCCGAGCGCTACCCACGCCAGTTGTCCGGAGGTCAGCAGCAGCGCGTCGGTGTCGCGCGGGCGCTGGCCGCCGATCCACCTGTTCTGCTCATGGATGAGCCGTTCGGCGCGGTGGACCCCATCACGCGAGGTCTGCTGCAGGACGAGCTGATGCAGTTGCAGGCCGAGCTCCGCAAGACGATCGTGTTCGTGACCCACGATTTCAACGAGGCCGTGAAGCTGGGGGACCGGATCGCAGTTCTCGGCGAGCAGTCCCGGATCCTGCAGTACGACTCGCCCGAGGCGATCCTCGCCAATCCCGCCAATGAGACCGTCGCTGGATTCGTGGGGCAGGGCGCCGCACTGCAGCAACTCAATCTCACTCGGGTGCGCGACGTGGAGGTGGAGCAGCGCCCCACGGCTCACGAGGACGATTCGGTCGCCGAGTTCCTCGACCGGATTCAGGATTGGGGCGTCATCCTGGACAGCAAGGATCGTCCGATCCGGTGGACTGATCGCGATCACCTCGCGAACGCCTCGTCGCTGAAGGACGTCGGGCTTCCGCTCGGCGAGATCGTCACCACCGCATCGACTCTGCAGGACGCGCTGGAGGCCATCCTCGCCGAACGGAACGCCTCCACCGTCGTGACCGGATCGCGAGGCCGGTACGCGGGGGTGATCACCATCGAGACGCTGGTGGAGACGATCCGATCCCTGCGCGAAGAGCACCAGGACGATCCGCCGATCTCCGAGCCGGCGATCGGCGACGCACGAACCACCGAAGGCCCCGGGCGATGACCGCCTCGACCGCATCCGCCGAAGCCAAGGTCGGCCGCGCCGGCGTGGTCCAGCTGCTCGCCCAGCCCCTCGTCGTGGCGGTACTGGCCGGTGGTGTGCTGATCTGGGCGTTCACTCGTGATCTCACGGACACGCAGAAGGCGACGATCAACACCTCGTACATCGGGCAGCTGACCGGCGAGCACCTGATGCTGACGATCGCGATCACGGCCATCGTGCTGTTCATCGCCGTACCGGTGGCGGTTCTCGTCACGCGCAGCCGGTTCCGGTGGTTGGCACCGATCTTCATCGGTGTCGCGAACATCGGCCAGGCGGCGCCGGCGATCGGCCTGCTCGTTCTGTTCTTCCTGTGGACGGCGACCACCGGGTTCTGGATCGGAGTGCTTCCAGTCGCGTTCTATTCGCTCCTGCCAGTGCTGCGCAACAGCATCCTCGGGCTCAACGAGGTCGATGCGGCGACCAAGGATGCGGCGAAAGGGCAGGGGATGTCCGAAGGCAAGGTCCTGCGGCAGGTCGAGCTGCCGTTGGCCGTTCCATTCATCCTCGCAGGCCTGCGGACCTCCCTCGTGCTGGCAGTCGGCACCGCCACGCTCTGCTTTCTGGTTGACGCGGGTGGCCTCGGCATCCTGATCGACACCGGGTACAAGTTGCGCGACAACGTCACGCTGATCACCGGCGCCATTCTGGCGGTGTGTCTGGCGCTGATCGTGGATTGGTTCGGGGCCTTGGCC
Coding sequences within:
- a CDS encoding ATP-binding cassette domain-containing protein, which codes for MSEQSTPSGNGVSGVEIVLDHVSKTYPGQQAPAVADVSMTIPAGEIVVFVGPSGSGKTTTMRMINRLIEPTSGTITIGGRDALSLNANKLRQSIGYAIQQGGMFPHMTVAQNIAVVPKLLKWGKKRVDDRVNELLDLVGLDPAQFAERYPRQLSGGQQQRVGVARALAADPPVLLMDEPFGAVDPITRGLLQDELMQLQAELRKTIVFVTHDFNEAVKLGDRIAVLGEQSRILQYDSPEAILANPANETVAGFVGQGAALQQLNLTRVRDVEVEQRPTAHEDDSVAEFLDRIQDWGVILDSKDRPIRWTDRDHLANASSLKDVGLPLGEIVTTASTLQDALEAILAERNASTVVTGSRGRYAGVITIETLVETIRSLREEHQDDPPISEPAIGDARTTEGPGR
- a CDS encoding ABC transporter permease, with the protein product MTASTASAEAKVGRAGVVQLLAQPLVVAVLAGGVLIWAFTRDLTDTQKATINTSYIGQLTGEHLMLTIAITAIVLFIAVPVAVLVTRSRFRWLAPIFIGVANIGQAAPAIGLLVLFFLWTATTGFWIGVLPVAFYSLLPVLRNSILGLNEVDAATKDAAKGQGMSEGKVLRQVELPLAVPFILAGLRTSLVLAVGTATLCFLVDAGGLGILIDTGYKLRDNVTLITGAILAVCLALIVDWFGALAERYLGPKGLR